Sequence from the Cydia strobilella chromosome 14, ilCydStro3.1, whole genome shotgun sequence genome:
atacatagaaaacacccatgactcgagaacaaatatctgtgctcatcacacaaataaatgcccttaccgggattcgaacccaggaccatcggcttcacaggcagggtcactacccactaggcctgATCGGTCGTCaaaggtttaggtatataattagctaaggttttgtgtaacccgggTGGGTAGTTGATTTTAATGTGGTAGTCACCTCGGTAGCGACCTCCTTGCGATCCTCGATGGGCGGCATGTTCCAGAACACGAAGCCGACGATCGTCTCGTCGCGCAGGTAGCACAGCAAGCCCCTCTTGTAGCGCTCCTTATACTCCGCCGCGCTGGAAATTATATATTCGCAACATATTCGCAAATTACGCGGGAAATCGCATTAAACGTGATCGTATTTAGCGAGTTTTACTGTAAGTACTACCAACTGTTTGAGGGCCATACATAAAGggcttatattatataattactgTAGGTACacccagtgccggcccgagtccttgatcagggtagagcgaaatcgggttttggcgcccttcgttgaagctttttacccaaaagcagaacgaaccgtattttgggcccgcatcacactcgcgtcttttaagacttttttttctcatttgccattttagcgcccccttgccatccggcgcctagagcgggcgctccactcgctctaccctagatccggccctgggtACACCCATAGGTACAGTAAGCATCAAACGTatcggatcagactacgcgttaATATTATATACCATTCTCTAATAACTTAACTGTGACAGATACTTAGTATCAAGCATCTGGGATATTATCCCAATTCAGGAAAGTATTCCAGGATGGCAgttacttttggcgcgttggaTAAAACACATGATAATGCGTTTTGATACTGACCGCTGAATTTACAACTTCGCGATAACCAGTAAATATGTGAATAAAATCTCTTACTCCTTGTAACAACGCATCTCCATTTTCGCTTCCCTTTCCTTCGCAGGCAAATCCTCTGGGCGGCACGGCTTGAACAGCGCTATGATCGGCATACAAGCACCTACGTCGCCAACCACCTGAAAAATTTAGTCATAAACTGTAAATAGATGTCAGatactaaagaaaaaagtgacgaagccctccagtggtgaaggccggatccggtATCtatttacagtttataatttatatatagtagtgtgactacttaaaaaatacaaatatatgataaaaACCATGCatgcatgtaactcctctggagttgcaggcgttcataggctacggagactgcttaacatcaggcgggccgtatgcttgtttgccaccgacgtagtataaaaaaaatatcgattCCCATCCTACAATACACaataaaataggaaaaaaaatgcAGTGTAGACGCAGATGGAAGTTGCGAGTTCATCGGATGAGAATGGCAAGTATTATTGCTTGAAATGAGGATTTGCAAGACGGTGACCTGTGTTTGTGGAAGACCCGATTATACGTGTATCCTGCATCGCCATGGTCTCACTCAGGGCGAGCCAGCTTCTCGATGTTACAGGGGTCCGTGTACCCTGTCATATTGAAGCAAGCGTTCCGGGTGTAGATTTGGATTAGACTGCACACCTGCATCTCTACAGTGTCACCCAggccaggcgtgtctcactccgcgatttcgtcgcgtcgctacaagtacctgcggccctcaattttgaggtttttccaTAGTAATTGTCGCACACCGTCACGGAAcgcgcgcttgcgccgccttgcgcgtagtagacgagttctgttagggagtgaatcttctgtacataGTACTATTACATATTCTGTGCCCAGGGTAAGCCAGAACTGCTAAATTTTACATGACTTCCAGTACCCGGTCATGCTGATACGAGCAACGTAGCACTGTCGAACGACGGCGTACTTGTGGTTGGACAAAGAATAGTAAATTTGGGAGAGAAAGTCCTGAAAAGATTCCCAAGATCCTTATTAATGATTTATGTTAGGACAATAAAAAGTTATCATTGAAAAACAGACAATTCTCATGTCCATTCACAAGTGGCGTCATTTCACAGTGCCTATTTCTGGAATGGTGCGTAGGCTTCGTGGTCGGAGCCCTAAACGTTGGACAGACCAGGTGGCGTCAAGCCTGGAGATGTAGGTCAGCACGGCTCTCCACGAGGCAGAGGACAGAAGCCGATGGAGAGAAGCCATCCCGAAACTTCTTCGAAggagtcacgatcctcagtaatgagggaaCGACGGTGGAGGAAGAGGAGGAGTTCTGGAATATACACACCTGCATCTCTAACACGTCGCCCAGGGTAAGCCAGGAGGAGTTCTCTATGTTGCAGGGCTCCCAGTACCCCGTCATGTTGAGTCCGGCGAGCTGGCCCTCCTCCACGGCGGGGGTGTAGTTCTGGAAGCGTTGGCGGGTGTTCTTCCATTGCGAATAGAAGCTGGCTGCGTCGCCCGCCTGAAACGGAAAACACGAGTcttgacaacaaaataaaaaataggcaGGTAGTTGGTTAGGACTCGAGTCCTTTCCTTTGAGTCCTCTGCTTTAGCTTAGGAGACGACTCACTTATTCAGACGCATTGAATTAAGTCTAAActcgagtttttttttacatgttagAGACCCGAGTTTCACAGACTTAAGatgccggtgtcgattttagtcgcaaaaatgtaaaattgatagatttagtcggtgaaattgtacaccttttgttacctaattgaaataacaagtactggtttctattagcacgtcttcttatcttgccttttatcagataaattttttgaaaacagactcacaaaattagtaataattctgatggacgtttaggtaaacgcgcgtaaagcactgattttgtcgctcttatttgtaaatttcgtaaagtttggactgctaaaaatggtaaatttgtattacacatattctgtacttgacgtttatcagattacatttttgttatatgataaaagaaatgaaagttaaacgaattcaattttctccagaaattacttcaaaacaagtgacaatttctctgaaaatcgacttaattttaacgtaattttgatacttaaacaatctacaacttttgctgaaactattcttgtacctatacatcaatttgtataatttaccaacataattttgatgaatttttaaaaactgccccttctcttcatatattaccggtgacgcacgctcgcgacctcattattaaaaggcaagatgagaagacgtgctaatagaaatcaattcttgttatttagatattacgtaacaaaacgtgtataatttcaacgactaaatctatcaatttcacatttttgctccaaaatcgactacggcctcttaagttcTTTTCACCACTGAAAAGGTctacaaaaaactttttttttacaaaaaatcatgGGTGAAATtaaccatacaatacaataacgcTTATTTTCTTCAGTGCTACTTGTATTTAGTTAAAACCTACAAAATCGTCGATGGAGCCTTCATTCAGGCTTGAGTTTTTTGAGTTGTGCTTAAAAGATACTTAATAAAGACTCTACTCGGGACTTAAAGACTCGGAAGTATTTTTGAGTCTTATAGAAACGAGTCGAGGTCTTAAAATTTAGACTCAAAAGAATAGTTCCTACCTCagggtataataaaaaaaacactcctGCCTTTGAATAAGGTTTAAACAGCCAATCATCAAACAAAAACTTACATACATGCATGTCTTAGACGTCCTAAGATTTataatcaaaatattcaaaatattagaCAGTACGAATATGTTTATtaacaaactaaaaaaaatagcttATTGATAGAACTTTTTATACTGTACTGCAATTATTCAACAGTGACAAATGCaataactaattaattattaccaAACTATGACTACATGACTACCATGATATTTTAATGTTGACATATTATttctattgtaattttaatttaataatttattgtaattttaattctagacatattttattttattctcaattatgtgatgataataattaattttctaaTGTTGACTTgtcatgtaatattttaagaatattatgaataaatgagtatgagtatgagtatgagtaccgCATAGAGATGCGTCCGCGCGGCCAACTCGGTGTTCACCAGGAAACCGCCGTTGACCTTATCCTCCTCCAAGAATGAGGGCTCGGCTATGTCCATGCGAGGAGTTGTGCCCACGCACACAAAAACCTGGttaaaattcaacattttgtaaaaaaactgtttagtTTTACTTATGCAACATGCAGACGAAAAATACAGACattatattactatttaaaactttcgcggtttaaacacatattaaatcacatttagaaacgggtctatcgcgaatttattttgttacctttatttaccgacgtttcgacacaggtttcactggtcgtggtcgcggctaactgacgtcccagcaaaatgtcaaaacagagattcgtgtgactaccccacgaaaagtgcatttaaagttcgaggtagacatcacattttcaaaccacccactacacataaaagttaattattgtcaatagtccgacacacaacactcacaacatccgcactttaaatgcacttttcgtggggtagtcacacaaatctctgttttgacattttgctgggacgtcagttagccgcgaccacgaccagtgaaacctgtgtcgaaacgtcggtaaataaaggtaacaaaataaattcgcgatagacccgtttctaaatgtgatttaatattatattactatacAAATTAGTCCTACATAGCTATAAGAATACTTGCCCTATGCCCTTTATATGGTGCCATgttattctatgattaaatttgtattgtaacaactatgtacagtcagcagcagaagttgctaagttGTAAGCACGCGAATAAGACAATAGCAACAGCGGGGCaacttgtggcgagctgacagTGAGTGGCGACAACGCGGACCCCTATTGCAGAGGTCCTTCATCTGGTcctcgcctctgtgcttgccATGACTGGCCGGCCAGTCGGAGAGAGTGGAGTCGCAACCTATGCCtcaggttggaagtgtaaaatgtcataacgccggcgtCCTGCTGAACGAATTACCGGGatctggctaccgcagactcatcacctctcgacaacctcacagccgTATATTCCGTACTATACACacccaaaactttaaaataatgtaatctatcttatgtaattaaatgtaattaaattaaatttctgacgtgtaatatgtaacaatattattaataaatgagtatgagtatatgtTTCAAGCTCTCCGAGATCGTCCATATTGATTCCCCCTCGGCATGGTGTTTAATCCAGCACTGTATTTCATTACGTGGTCCTTTTATTTATatgcaaatttatttataagtaaatatatttattgtggtCCCTAGAATTACTTGTTAATAAAAAACTCACATAATCAGTGATAAGAGATGACCCGTCGCTCAGCGTCAACTCTAGCCGACCGTCTTTTGACAGGAAAGCGTCGTGTGGTGTCGCTGAAATAAAGACATCGTTCAATAAACAAGTGGATACCTTTTTCTTAAGTATTCATGTACTTAAGAAAAAGGTACCGTGTAATGCAGTGCTTGAGGCTGGATTCTAAATAGTGTCTTCGGCCTCTAGGCCTGGTACCTatgtcactttttagggttccgtagccaaatggcaaaaaacggaacccttatagattcgtcatgtctgtctgtctgtctctctgtctgtccgtccgtatgtcacagccacttttctctgaaactataagaactatactgttgaaacttggtaagtagatgtattctgtgaaccgcattaggattttcacacaaaaataaataaataaacaataaattttggggctccccatacttggaactgaaactcaaaaatttttttttcatcaaacccataagTGTGGGGTATCtgtggataggtcttcaaaaatgatattgaggtttctaatataatttttttctaaactgaatagtttgcgcgagagacacttccaaagtggtaaaatgtgtgtcccataagagaatgataaaactgaaaaaaatatatgatgtacattaccatgtaaacttccaccgaaaattgatttgaacgagatctggtaagtagtttttttttaatacgtcataaatggtaaaccgcaatttacctttcactcacgtttcgcataaaaaaatacattgttaaaattatgtaatgtactgagtccgactcgcacttggccggttttttgagtaTAATGAGATATGACATAAATTgtctttttttgcaaaaaaaaatattttaggtaggtacaagcTATTACAGATACTAGTGAGTGTGGTATCACGACGTTTCTGATAATAATTTGATGATTCCCGTGAAGGGGTTGGGCGGTCGAAGTatattagcagatggcgcctgcATAGCTTGATGAagatccctagaattgtgtcaaatttttgttttggaagtaaaacttctttaggcgcgactagagggtaactcagattttttttctgacgaagtaacgctcagtagtgacacacgcacaataggacacacgtcaaagtgccaacatagcgataaacgtcaaagaagtttttctttaatcgcgcgtaaagattacaagcacacacttttttaatggaattttatgccctgattgccagccctttaagccaagtctcatagaaaaagggacaagctatgatggcgccatttgtgtcgttttcaagcaaaaggtaccacattgtcgcttgccattaggacgctctgacaggtttttcgtataaacaattacaatacaatacaacaattcAGTACAagcaagcaattttcgtccttatgttaagcgacaatatagtaccttttgattgaaaacgtcacatctatgcaaacctttgacagttgccaatccCATTACAACAATACTTACTTTTAGGCATGATGTTGACGCCTTCGCACTTGATCTTCTCCGCGGCCCACTCCCCCAGATACTCGGGTAGGATGCTCCCAAGAATGCCGCCGTCTTTATACATCTGGACGATCTGTAGCGGCGGTTTGTTTGCGTCTTTTTCGTCCTTTTCCACTTTTTcctctgtaaataaaattgCGTTGAGATTGAATAATCTGAATACACTGTAATCGTCTctcggtagatgtcgctttacgctataagggaaggaatggaaagatttgcaaggttctggtaggcttccgtagctcaattagTTAAGGCCGTTTCATCGGTTCGtggctgtcactgtcacatttcgcaagaaagaacgggaaagatcatacgcgccaagtgtcaattttgatcgaattttgtcgatttttatttattttaaaaacgttaccttgcaatatcgaaattcgaaagctatgaaattactatttaagttaagattgttttttcttcgttttttgtttatagtattacataataaataaccgagtaaagtaggattaaaagtccgggttactttggaaattaattgtatcgagcgaagtgtcataattcgtgtatcggaactatcggaagctatgttgttaaagataataaagtcaagaactacatatattttttccacgtctacaaatatcaacgcctcttagaaaaacatgatcatataaggagatttttcgccttctggctcagggaaccgccttaagagcacgcacggattgcggaggttgcgggttcaagtcctgccggaagcgtaactttttccatttttttctttaatataaaatttggagtatcgctcgcagacgtatcttcatgtaaaaaaattggtttatgTGTCATCACATCCCTattgtcaaagaggatataataagatagggcggtactgtcatagtaaattttgtaaccacggtaaattcactgccatctatcgacaaactttaaaactaaaaatgaaaatttataaaaatacgataaaatgtatttaaatatggataaatgattttttttatttgcattaattatttttatgattttgacccatgttctttcactgatatgcgttaaaattgttaaataacaaacgaaaccgtcaacgccctctatacgagagtaggccaaaactagtggcgccatctgatcgagaatcaaattttaggtattttcgaggcacgttttttccttagactgtatccatctattacggagttatatctatctttgctatcgttcagtaaacaaaaacaaacgcgTTACCCATCTTAGCCAGATGCCAGGCCAGCTCGCAGCTGAGCGGGCCGCCGCCGACGATGGTGACGTGGCGCGCCGCCCGGACCTTCCGGAACGCGCTCTCGAGGTCCCGGATCGTCCGGAACGTGGTCACCTTGGTCCGGACCTCTTTGGGAGCTATCTTGAATATGTTCAACTGTACTGGTTGCGAGCCTGAAATAGAAacattcgtttttagggttccgtacccaaagggtaaaaacgggacctttttattatatatttttattggattactaagactcctctgtccgtctgtctgtccgtctatataaccaggctgtatctcatgaaccgtgtctAAAATTTTTACCTAAGAATACTTTGGTGTTGTAACGAAGTTCACTTACCAACAGCAATTAAGCACTTCTCATAATACATAGGTCGTTCGCCGCACAACGTCTTAATGTAAGCAATATGGTTCTCCGCGTCGATTCTCAGCACACACCAACCGGACGCGATGGACACCGCCGGACCCTCTTCTTTCCGGTAGAACTTGACAGGATCCATGAAGTTTTTACACTTTGATAAGTACATTCtgacaaaagtaaaaaaaataaaataaaactaacacgtttatttttggcctgacgtttcgaacgtgacgttacgttcgtggtcactgTAGTAAAGACAAAGACAGCTAGGTatagactgatttattattttaataacctaCCCACACCATACATATTTGTCAATATACTACATCTCCCTCTTAATGAATTCATTAAGCTACCTAAATATAACAAGCTTTAACCTACTTAGAGTACAGTAATTATTGTGTTAATCGTTacacaataatatataattatagctAATACATTTCTCGAAGAGCTGGATTTtcacttttattattatgttttcaaAGTCTAATTTCGCTAACCAGCATACCTTCGTGAGATGCAGTATCTACAATCTTAATCTTACATAATGGCCGTACAGTTATAAATCTCACCTAGGTACTACTTATTTACTATACTTTATAATGTTTATCCTTCCTTTCCTTAAAAATTATTGGTTTTGATCATAAGTATGCCTAAACTTAATTACATACTTGTGTTGAAAACAAAACAGATATTCCTTAATACAATATATGTTTTGTTGTCATATACATAGGgtttattagatttattaataaacttGCTTGTACATCCGAAGGTTCCTTGTGTACACCAGATGcctttaaaaacactttaaac
This genomic interval carries:
- the LOC134747076 gene encoding apoptosis-inducing factor 1, mitochondrial, yielding MLINSLKCCSKHIGSTAFDFNLYSLGGTHRRWYAKSNKSGCCTNVPQTSDRSVEPWPKSYPPPPQWRCECPQDPMPYNNDPYRIKVPEVVVPPMPAGNAKASIDCSRKKGTCAPIAPPPPPCPPVPKKPFSWFYILTTTALLAALGVVYKYWAYKDKLQKSGMYDTIWQPRLKVKRPYHDADLPPCVQYLIIGTGPAGWSAYHTIMEHDEKAKVFFVTKEDILPYERLPMSKYMWWNKFPPDMKTLKYFDQKYKTMYLSKCKNFMDPVKFYRKEEGPAVSIASGWCVLRIDAENHIAYIKTLCGERPMYYEKCLIAVGSQPVQLNIFKIAPKEVRTKVTTFRTIRDLESAFRKVRAARHVTIVGGGPLSCELAWHLAKMEEKVEKDEKDANKPPLQIVQMYKDGGILGSILPEYLGEWAAEKIKCEGVNIMPKTTPHDAFLSKDGRLELTLSDGSSLITDYVFVCVGTTPRMDIAEPSFLEEDKVNGGFLVNTELAARTHLYAAGDAASFYSQWKNTRQRFQNYTPAVEEGQLAGLNMTGYWEPCNIENSSWLTLGDVLEMQVVGDVGACMPIIALFKPCRPEDLPAKEREAKMEMRCYKDAAEYKERYKRGLLCYLRDETIVGFVFWNMPPIEDRKEVATEILRSRPHYNDINLVADLLGFSETHCVYLRPEEIQEPGPCIQAYREF